One Elusimicrobiota bacterium genomic window, TCCTTAATGTCTCTCGATCACTTGTCGTCGGACTTCTTCATCCCGCGCTTCTCCACGATCGCGGTCTGGACGTTCGAAGGCACCTGCTCGTAATGGCTCGGCTCCATCGCGAACGCCGCGCGCCCCTGGGAGATGGAGCGGACGGCCGTCGCGTAGCCGAACATGGTCGAAAGGGGCACGGTGCCGCGCACGAACTTGACGTTGTGGCGGTCGCCCATCTCGATGATCTTGGCGCGGCGGCTGCTGAGGTCGCCGATGATGTCGCCCATGTACTGCTCGGGCATGGTGACCTCGAGCTTCATGATGGGCTCCAGCAGGGTCGGGCTGGCTTTCTGACAGCCCGCGCGCAGCGCCATGGCGCCGGCGATCTTGAAGGCCATTTCCGAGGAGTCGACCTCATGGAAGGAGCCGTCGAAGACCGAGCACTTGATGTCGACGATGGGGAAGCCCGCGAGCGCTCCGCCCTCGAGGGCCTCGCGGCAGCCCTTCTCGATGGCCGGGATGAACTCGCGCGGGATGCGCCCCTGCTTGACGTCGTCGACGAACTCGAAGCCCTTGCCCATCGGCTGGGGCTCCAGGCGCAGCCAGCAGTGGCCGTACTGGCCGCGGCCGCCGGTCTGGCGGATGAACTTCCCTTCGATCTCGACGGCCTTGCGGATCGTCTCCTTGATGGCGACCTGGGGTTCGCCCACGTTCGCCTGCACGTTGAACTCGCGCTTCATGCGGTCGACGATGATGTCGAGGTGCAGCTCGCCCATGCCGGAGATGATGGTCTGGCCGGTCTCGACGTCGGTCTTGATGCGGAAGGTCTGGTCTTCCTCGGCGAGGCGCTGCATCGCGTTGCCCATCTTCTCCTCGTCCGCCTTCGACTTGGGCTCGATGGCGACCGAGATGACGGGCTCGGGGAAGGAGATCTGCTCGAGGATGATCGGCTTCTCCTCGCTGCAGAAGGTCACGCCGACGCCCGAGCTCTTCATCGCCACCGTCGCGGCGATCTCTCCGGCGTAGACCGTCTTGATCTCCTCGCGCTTGTTCGCGTGCATGCGCAGCACGCGTCCGATGCGCTCGGAGGTCCGTTTCGCGGGGAAGAAGACCGTGTCGCCGGCGCTGACGACGCCGGAATAGACGCGGAAGAAGGCCAGCTTCCCGACGAAGGGGTCGGTCTGGATCTTGAAGAAGAACGCGGTGAGCGGCTCCTCGTCGGCCGGCTTTCGCTCGAGCGGGGCGGCCGTGTAGGGATCCTCGCCCTTGACCGGCGGGCGGTCGAGCGGGCTGGGGAGGTAGTAGGTCACGGAGTCGAGCATCGGCTGCACGCCCTTGTTCTTATAGGAAGAGCCGCAGAGCACGGGGTAGATCTTGCCGGCGATGGTTCCCTTGCGCAGGGCCTTTCGGAGCTCTTCGACGGTGAAGTCGTGCTTGCCCTCGAGGTAGCGCTCCATGAGGCCGTCGTCGAACTCGACGATCTTCTCGATCATCTTCTCGTGCCATTCCTTGGCCATCTCCGCCATGTCGGCGGGGATGTCGAGCACGTCCCACTTCGCGCCGAGCTCCTCGCCCTTCCAGACCAGCGCCTTCATCTCCAGAAGGTCGATGAGGCCCGCGTACTTGGCCTCGGCTCCGATGGGGAGCTGGATGGCGCAGGCGTTGGCGCCGAGCTTCTCGTGGATCGAGTTGTACGACATGTAGAAGTCCGCTCCGAGCCGGTCCATCTTGTTGATGTAGGCGACGCGGGGGACGTTGTACTTGTTGGCCTGGCGCCAGACGGTCTCGGACTGCGGCTCGACGCCCTGCACGCCGTCGAAGACCACGACCGCGCCGTCGAGCACGCGCAGCGAGCGCTCGACCTCGGCGGTGAAGTCCACGTGGCCGGGGGTGTCGATGATGTTGATCTGGCAGTCCTTCCAGGCGCAGTAGGTCGCGGCGGCCGTGATCGTGATGCCGCGCTCGCGTTCCTGGGGCATCCAGTCGGTCGTCGTCGCGCCGTCGTGCACCTCGCCGATCCTGTGGATGCGGCCGGTGTAATAGAGGATGCGCTCGGTCGTGGTCGTCTTGCCGGCGTCGATGTGCGCGATGATGCCGATGTTGCGCACCTTCTCGAGCGGGTACTGCCTCGCTGCGAGCGTCTCCTTCGACGTCGTCTGTGGGTTGGCCATGTCCTTTCCGTTTACCAGCGGTAGTGCGCGAACGCCCGGTTGGCTTCCGCCATCTTGTGCGTGTCCTCGCGCTTCTTCATCGCGATCCCTTCCTTCTTGAGAGCGAGGGTGATCTCGTCGGCGAGCCGTTCGGCCATGCCGCGCCCGCTCTTGTCGCGGGCGGCGTTGATGAGCCAGCGCATCGCCACGGTGTAGGAGCGCACGGGGCGGACTTCGCTCGGGACCTGATAGGTCGCGCCGCCGACGCGGCGGGGGCGGACCTCGAGGAGCGGGCGGATGTTCTCGATGGCCTGCTCGAAGGCGCCGAGCGGGTTCTCGTTGCCGCGCTTCTGGATGAGCCCGAGCGCGTCGTAGAAGACCTTCTCAGCGGCCTGCTTGCGGCCCTGGAAGTTCAGCTTGTTGATGAAGCGGGACACGAGCACGGAGTTGTACTTGTAGTCCGCGGCCGGGAAGTCCCGGCGGTCTCTGGGTCGGAGTCCTTTTCTCGGCATATCGTTACCTTAGGCCTTGGCTTCGGCGGCCTTGGGCCGCTTCGCGCCGTATTTGGAACGTCCCTGCTTGCGGCCCTCGACGCCGGCGGTGTCGAGGACGCCGCGGATGATGTGGTAGCGCACGCCCGGGAGGTCCTTCACGCGGCCGCCGCGCACGAGCACGATCGAGTGCTCCTGCAGGTTGTGGCCGACGCCCGGGATGTAGCCCGTGACTTCGAGGCCCGAGGAGAGCTTCACGCGCGCGACCTTGCGGAGCGCGGAGTTCGGCTTCTTGGGCGTCGTCGTGTAGACGCGCGTGCAGACGCCGCGGCGCTGCGGACAAGAGCGCAGTGCCGGCGCTTTGGTCCGGTTCTTCAGCGGGTGGCGTCCGATGCGGATAAGCTGGTTGATGGTCGGCATAGCGCTCCTTATTTCCCTGCGGCCTTGAGTTCCCGCATGCGGGCATGCAGCCCGGTTCCGGCCGGGATCATGTGGCCGATGATGACGTTTTCCTTGAGACCCTTCAGATAATCGATCTTCGAGGTCGTCGCGGCCTCGGTGAGGACGCGCGTCGTCTCCTGGAAGCTGGCGGCCGAGATGAACGAGTTCGAAGCCAGCGCGGCCTTGGTGATGCCCAGGAGGATCGGCTCGCCCTGCGCCGGCTTGCCGCCCTTCGCCTCGATGGCCTTGCTCTCCTTGCCGAAGACGAAGCGGTTGACGATCTCGCCCTTGAGGAAGCCCGTGTCGCCGGCGTCGATGACCTTGACGTTCTGCAGCATCTGGCGCACGATGCACTCGATGTGGCGGTCGGAGACCGTCACGCCCTGGAGGCGGTAGACTTCCTGGATGGCGTTGAGCAGGTATTCCTGCACTTCCCGGGCGCCCTTGATGTGAAGGACGTCGTGCGGGTCGATGGCGCCGTCGGTGAGCGGCTCGCCGACGCCGACCCGGTCGCCCTCGTAGACCACGAGGTGCTTGCCCTGGGGGATGAGGTATTCCTTGAACATCTCCGTCCCTTCGTCGCGGACGGTGATCTTGCTCGCGCCCTTCAGCGTCGTCTCGAGGGCGACGATGCCCTCGATCTCGGAGATGACCGCGGCGGACTTGGGCTTGCGCGCCTCGAAGAGCTCGGAGACGCGCGGCAGGCCGCCCGTGATGTCCTTGCTCTTGGTGATCTCCTGAGGGATCTTCGCGAGCACGTCGCCGGGGTGCACGGCCTGCTCGTTGTCGACGAGCAGCGTCGTGTCGATCGGGAGCGGGTAGGAGGCGACTTCCTTGCCGCCCTTCTCGACGATGATGCGCGGGTTCACCTTCTCGGCGCGGTGCTCGATGATCTTGCGCTCGATGATGCCGGTGACCTTGTTGCGCTCCTCATGGAGCGTGACGCCTTCCTTGACGTCGCGCAGAAGGACCTTGCCTTCATGCTCGGTCATGATCGGCATCGCGTAGGGGTCCCACTCCGCGAGCAGCTCACCCTTCTCCACCTTCTGCTTGTCGGCGACCTTGAGGCGGCCGCCGAAGAGCACGCGGTGCTCCTCGCGCAGGGCGCCGGTCTGGGCGTCGTGCACGGCGATGAAGCCGTTGCGCGAGACGCAGAGGATGGCTCCGTCGCGGTTCTTGAGGGTTCGGACGTCGCGGAACTCGACTTTGCCGTTGACGCCGGCGACGGCCTGCGAGCGCTTGATGACGCGGGAGGCGGTACCGCCGATGTGGAAGGTCCGCAGGGTCAGCTGCGTGCCGGGTTCGCCGATCGACTGCGCGGCGATGATGCCGACGGCCTCGCCGGGCTCGACCATGCGGCCGGTGGCGTTGTTCAGGCCGTAGCACTTCGCGCAGACGCCCGCCGGGCTCTCGCAGGTCAGCACCGAGCGCACGCGGACGTGCTCGGGGCCGCCCTTCTTGACCTTCTCGACGATCTCGGCCGTGAAGACCTCGTTGGCCTCGATGACGGTCTCTTCGACGATCTTTCCCTTGGGGCCGGTCGGCAGGGCGCAGACGACGTCCTCGAGCACGACGCGCCCGAGGAGGCGCTCTTCGAGGGGCTCGATGACTTCCTCGCCGGAGGTCAGCGCGCCGATGCGGATGCCGTTGATCGTGCCGCAGTCGATCTCGGTGACGACGACGTCATGGGCGACGTCGACGAGGCGCCGGGTCAGGTAGCCGGCGTCGGCCGTTTTCAGAGCCGTGTCGGCCAGACCCTTGCGTCCGCCGTGGGTCGAGATGAAGTACTCGAGCACGGTCAGGCCCTCGCGGAAGTTCGAAAGGATGGGGTTCTCGATGATCTCGCCGACGCCGCCGGTGAGCTTCTTCTGCGGCTTCGCCATGAGGCCGCGCATGCCGGCGAGCTGACGCACCTGCTGACGGCTGCCGCGCGCGCCCGACATGGCCATCAGATAGATGGAGTTGAAGCGCGGGACGCCGGCCTTGTATTGGAGCGTCTCGTCCTTCTTCATCTCGTCGAACATCACGTCGGAGATCTTGTCCGTGACGTGCGTCCAGATGTCGATGATCTTGTTGTAGCGCTCGGACTCGGTGATGACGCCGATCTTGGACTGCTTCTCGATCTCGCGGACTTCCTGGCGCGCCTTCGTGATCAGCTCCTTCTTGATCGGCGGGATGCGCATGTCGGAGATGGAGATCGAGAGGCCGGCCTGCGTCGCCATCCGGAAGCCGGTGTTCTTCAGGGAGTCGAGGAGCTTCACGGTCTCGAAATGGCCGAGTTCCTTGTAGCAGCGCTCGACGAGCTGCTGGAGCTCCTTCTTGCCCATGGCCTGGTTGTAGTAGCCGAGGAGGAGCTTCCCTTCCTCGTCGCGGGGCAGGACCTCGTTGAAGAGGACGCGCCCGACCGTCGTGCAGTCGGACCACTTCTGCGGGGACAGCGGCTTCGCGCTCTTCCCCTCGCCGTCGAGCTCGGACATCTTCTCGGTGATGCCGCGAACCTTGATGCGGGCGTGCAGGTCGGCCTTGCCGTTCTGCCAGGCCGTGACGACTTCCGCGCGGTCCGCGAAGACCTTCCCCTCGCCGATCGCGCCCATCTTCTCCTTCGTCATGTAGTGCACGCCGAGCACCATGTCGTGCGAGGGCGTGGCGATGGGCTTGCCGGAGGCCGGGGACAGGATGTTGTTGGAGGCCATCATGAACAGCCGGGCCTCGAGCTGCGCTTCCTGGGACAGCGGCACGTGCACGGCCATCTGGTCGCCGTCGAAGTCGGCGTTGAAGGCCGCGCAGGTCAGCGGATGGAGCTGGATGCTCTTGCCCTCGATGAGGACGGG contains:
- the fusA gene encoding elongation factor G, translating into MANPQTTSKETLAARQYPLEKVRNIGIIAHIDAGKTTTTERILYYTGRIHRIGEVHDGATTTDWMPQERERGITITAAATYCAWKDCQINIIDTPGHVDFTAEVERSLRVLDGAVVVFDGVQGVEPQSETVWRQANKYNVPRVAYINKMDRLGADFYMSYNSIHEKLGANACAIQLPIGAEAKYAGLIDLLEMKALVWKGEELGAKWDVLDIPADMAEMAKEWHEKMIEKIVEFDDGLMERYLEGKHDFTVEELRKALRKGTIAGKIYPVLCGSSYKNKGVQPMLDSVTYYLPSPLDRPPVKGEDPYTAAPLERKPADEEPLTAFFFKIQTDPFVGKLAFFRVYSGVVSAGDTVFFPAKRTSERIGRVLRMHANKREEIKTVYAGEIAATVAMKSSGVGVTFCSEEKPIILEQISFPEPVISVAIEPKSKADEEKMGNAMQRLAEEDQTFRIKTDVETGQTIISGMGELHLDIIVDRMKREFNVQANVGEPQVAIKETIRKAVEIEGKFIRQTGGRGQYGHCWLRLEPQPMGKGFEFVDDVKQGRIPREFIPAIEKGCREALEGGALAGFPIVDIKCSVFDGSFHEVDSSEMAFKIAGAMALRAGCQKASPTLLEPIMKLEVTMPEQYMGDIIGDLSSRRAKIIEMGDRHNVKFVRGTVPLSTMFGYATAVRSISQGRAAFAMEPSHYEQVPSNVQTAIVEKRGMKKSDDK
- the rpsG gene encoding 30S ribosomal protein S7; this translates as MPRKGLRPRDRRDFPAADYKYNSVLVSRFINKLNFQGRKQAAEKVFYDALGLIQKRGNENPLGAFEQAIENIRPLLEVRPRRVGGATYQVPSEVRPVRSYTVAMRWLINAARDKSGRGMAERLADEITLALKKEGIAMKKREDTHKMAEANRAFAHYRW
- the rpsL gene encoding 30S ribosomal protein S12, yielding MPTINQLIRIGRHPLKNRTKAPALRSCPQRRGVCTRVYTTTPKKPNSALRKVARVKLSSGLEVTGYIPGVGHNLQEHSIVLVRGGRVKDLPGVRYHIIRGVLDTAGVEGRKQGRSKYGAKRPKAAEAKA
- the rpoC gene encoding DNA-directed RNA polymerase subunit beta' produces the protein MTTHNLAIAERKLFGGAKKKKKDVGLDFGNFDAIRLSLASPEQIRIWSFGEVKKPETINYRTLKPERDGLFCERIFGPARDFECACGKYRWIKFKGIVCDRCGVEVTESKVRRERMGHIELAVPVAHIWFLKKTPSRIGIVLDMKTADIERVVYYAMYVVLEDLVDENGRKVFKATDLLSEEEMQKARAEFGSKLKTGIGAGAVHGLLERIEPKKETEVIKKAIEGTHSEAERARLVRRLRLLESFAESGTRPEWMIMTVLPVIPPELRPLVPLEGGRFATSDLNDLYRRIINRNNRLKHIEQLRAPEVMIYNEKRLLQEAVDALIENGARGKVVIGAGNRPLKSLSDILKGKQGRFRQNLLGKRVDYSGRSVIIVGPNLKLHQCGLPKEMALELFKPFIIRELMKKDQLTLKAAKRMFERVRPEIWDILEQVTKRHPVMLNRAPTLHRLGIQAFEPVLIEGKSIQLHPLTCAAFNADFDGDQMAVHVPLSQEAQLEARLFMMASNNILSPASGKPIATPSHDMVLGVHYMTKEKMGAIGEGKVFADRAEVVTAWQNGKADLHARIKVRGITEKMSELDGEGKSAKPLSPQKWSDCTTVGRVLFNEVLPRDEEGKLLLGYYNQAMGKKELQQLVERCYKELGHFETVKLLDSLKNTGFRMATQAGLSISISDMRIPPIKKELITKARQEVREIEKQSKIGVITESERYNKIIDIWTHVTDKISDVMFDEMKKDETLQYKAGVPRFNSIYLMAMSGARGSRQQVRQLAGMRGLMAKPQKKLTGGVGEIIENPILSNFREGLTVLEYFISTHGGRKGLADTALKTADAGYLTRRLVDVAHDVVVTEIDCGTINGIRIGALTSGEEVIEPLEERLLGRVVLEDVVCALPTGPKGKIVEETVIEANEVFTAEIVEKVKKGGPEHVRVRSVLTCESPAGVCAKCYGLNNATGRMVEPGEAVGIIAAQSIGEPGTQLTLRTFHIGGTASRVIKRSQAVAGVNGKVEFRDVRTLKNRDGAILCVSRNGFIAVHDAQTGALREEHRVLFGGRLKVADKQKVEKGELLAEWDPYAMPIMTEHEGKVLLRDVKEGVTLHEERNKVTGIIERKIIEHRAEKVNPRIIVEKGGKEVASYPLPIDTTLLVDNEQAVHPGDVLAKIPQEITKSKDITGGLPRVSELFEARKPKSAAVISEIEGIVALETTLKGASKITVRDEGTEMFKEYLIPQGKHLVVYEGDRVGVGEPLTDGAIDPHDVLHIKGAREVQEYLLNAIQEVYRLQGVTVSDRHIECIVRQMLQNVKVIDAGDTGFLKGEIVNRFVFGKESKAIEAKGGKPAQGEPILLGITKAALASNSFISAASFQETTRVLTEAATTSKIDYLKGLKENVIIGHMIPAGTGLHARMRELKAAGK